One stretch of Methyloversatilis sp. RAC08 DNA includes these proteins:
- a CDS encoding DUF3309 family protein: protein MSLGTILLVVLILILIGVIPTWGHSRNWGYGPSGGVGLIVIVLIVLLLMGRI from the coding sequence ATGAGTCTTGGAACCATATTGCTGGTCGTGCTGATACTGATCCTGATCGGCGTCATTCCGACCTGGGGCCACAGCCGCAACTGGGGCTACGGCCCGAGCGGCGGCGTGGGTCTGATCGTCATCGTGCTGATCGTGCTGCTGCTGATGGGTCGCATATGA
- a CDS encoding PQQ-dependent sugar dehydrogenase, protein MLALCVLLAGCGDTAKLQVAAGTGPEPMLPTPVSSLLPTVHIAPAIGWPAGGAPLAAPGTQVAAFARGLDHPRWLHVLPNGDVLVAESNAPATPDDGKGLKGWISGLVMKRAGAGVPSANRITLLRDSDCDGIADQRSVLLAGLNSPFGMALVGDTLYVANTDAVLGFPYVTGSTEITAAGVKLVDLPGGPINHHWTKNLIANPEGSLLYVTTGSNSNVAERGMAAEEGRAAIWEVDLATRTHRLFATGLRNPNGLAWDPHRKALWTVVNERDEIGSDLVPDYLTSVRDGDFYGWPYSYFGQHVDVRVQPQQPALVARARKPDYALGPHTASLGLASSAGTTLPAAFASGMFIGQHGSWNRRPHSGYKVIFVPFGDGKPAGEPIDVLTGFLSADGEAYGRPVGVALDGKGALLVADDVGNTIWRVTAAAK, encoded by the coding sequence ATGCTCGCGCTCTGCGTGCTGCTCGCCGGCTGCGGCGATACGGCGAAACTTCAGGTCGCCGCAGGTACCGGGCCGGAGCCGATGTTGCCGACGCCTGTCAGCAGCCTGCTGCCGACCGTGCATATCGCGCCCGCCATCGGCTGGCCCGCGGGCGGCGCACCCCTTGCTGCACCCGGCACGCAGGTCGCCGCCTTCGCGCGCGGCCTCGATCACCCGCGCTGGCTGCACGTACTGCCCAACGGCGACGTGCTGGTGGCGGAAAGCAATGCGCCGGCAACACCGGACGACGGCAAGGGCCTCAAGGGCTGGATCAGCGGACTGGTCATGAAGCGGGCCGGCGCCGGCGTGCCGAGCGCCAACCGCATCACCCTGCTGCGCGACAGCGACTGTGACGGCATCGCCGACCAGCGCAGCGTGCTGCTCGCCGGTCTGAATTCGCCCTTCGGCATGGCGCTGGTCGGCGACACGCTGTATGTCGCCAACACCGACGCCGTACTCGGCTTTCCCTACGTCACCGGCAGCACTGAAATCACCGCAGCCGGCGTCAAGCTGGTCGATCTGCCCGGCGGGCCGATCAACCATCACTGGACGAAGAACCTGATCGCCAATCCCGAGGGCAGTCTGCTTTACGTCACGACCGGTTCGAACAGCAACGTCGCCGAGCGCGGCATGGCGGCCGAAGAAGGTCGCGCCGCCATCTGGGAGGTGGATCTGGCGACGCGCACGCACCGCCTGTTCGCCACCGGCCTGCGCAACCCGAACGGACTGGCGTGGGACCCGCATCGCAAGGCCCTGTGGACGGTGGTGAATGAACGCGACGAGATCGGCAGCGATCTGGTGCCCGATTACCTCACCTCGGTGCGCGACGGCGACTTCTACGGCTGGCCGTACAGCTATTTCGGCCAGCATGTCGATGTGCGGGTACAGCCGCAGCAGCCGGCACTGGTCGCCCGCGCCCGCAAGCCCGACTACGCGCTCGGGCCTCACACCGCCTCGCTCGGTCTGGCGTCGTCGGCCGGCACTACGCTGCCTGCGGCGTTCGCCAGCGGCATGTTCATCGGCCAGCACGGCTCGTGGAACCGCCGGCCGCACAGCGGCTACAAGGTCATCTTCGTGCCGTTCGGCGACGGCAAGCCCGCGGGCGAACCGATCGATGTGCTGACCGGCTTCCTGAGCGCAGACGGCGAAGCCTATGGCCGACCGGTGGGTGTCGCGCTCGACGGCAAGGGCGCGCTGCTGGTGGCCGATGATGTCGGCAACACGATCTGGCGCGTCACGGCTGCGGCGAAATGA
- a CDS encoding DUF2177 family protein, whose translation MSTTIRLAAAATTTLIVMVVLDLVWLGVIAKSTYQQGIGHLMADRPVIPVAVLFYVIYAVGLTIFTIRPFAAVPGLGQTVIAAALFGFFAYATYDLTNLATLKDWPVRIVLIDIAWGIFVSAVSATAGKWMLDRLSAG comes from the coding sequence ATGAGCACGACCATCAGGCTCGCGGCAGCCGCCACGACCACGCTCATCGTGATGGTCGTGCTCGACCTTGTCTGGCTCGGCGTCATCGCGAAATCGACCTACCAGCAGGGCATCGGCCACCTGATGGCCGATCGGCCGGTCATTCCGGTGGCCGTGCTGTTCTACGTCATCTATGCGGTCGGACTGACGATATTCACCATCCGGCCATTCGCAGCGGTACCCGGTCTCGGGCAGACCGTCATCGCCGCCGCGCTGTTCGGCTTCTTCGCCTACGCGACCTACGACCTGACCAACCTTGCGACACTCAAGGACTGGCCGGTCCGCATCGTGTTGATCGACATCGCCTGGGGCATCTTCGTCAGCGCCGTCTCGGCCACCGCAGGCAAGTGGATGCTCGACCGGCTCTCGGCGGGCTGA